In Lewinella sp. 4G2, the sequence GAGGATGTTCCTTTCGAAGCTTTAGAGACTCCCGAGCCATTCCGCAATTTTCGCAAGCAGGTAGAAAAACTTCCCGTACGTTCAATGGTGGAAGAACCCACCAGGCTAACTGGGCCGGAAAATTTCACCTACCCGCCAACTCCTAGTTTGGCAGATCTGGGCTTTAAGGAAGAAGGCAGCCCCGCCTACCCCGGAGGGGAAACAGCCGGGCTGAAACGCCTCGCCTACTACCTGGAGGAAACCCACCTCGTGATGAAGTACCGCTCGACGCGGAATAGGAGCCTGGGGCCGGATTACTCTACCAAGTTCTCCCCCTACCTGGCCATCGGGGCCCTTTCCCCGCGGATGGTTTATCACCGCATTAAAGACTACCAACAACAAACGGGGAAGAGATACGTGGGAAACAACATCCTATTTGAGATGCGCTGGCGAGACTATTTCCTATTCCTTGGCGTCAAGCATGGCGATGGGATCTTCCGCCCTGGCGGTCTGAAGAATCGGCCCCACGATTGGTCCACGAATGAGTCACTGTTCGAACGGTGGTGCCTCGGGCAAACCGGCTTACCCTTTGTAGACGCCCACATGCGGGAACTTGCCGCGACAGGATTCATGAGTAACCGCGGCCGGGTGAATTGCTCCAGTTTCCTGACGAGGGATTACGAAATCGACTGGCGTTGGGGTGCCGCCTGGTTTGAAAATAAATTGATCGACTACGAAGTGTGCGCCAACTGGTTCAACTGGCACACGCAGGCGCTAGAGATCTACTACACCAGCCCGCCCTGGCAAGGATTGAAGTACGACAAAAAGGGGGAATACGTAAAGACGTGGCTACCCGAATTAGCGGACCTCCCCGCCCCGCTCGTACACGCCCCCTGGAAAATGGAGGAAGAAGGAATGTTGGACGGCCTGGAATTCGATCTCGACCAGGATTACTACCGTCCGGGCATTAGCAACTCCAAATGGGACTGGGCGTGGACGCGCCTCAAAACGGGTGACGCATCCAGCCCTAAGCGGAGGAAGAAAAAAAGCTAGGCTGTATCACTCTTCAGTGATAATGGCGGAAACCCGAGCGGCACGACGGGCTGGCAACAAGGAAGCCAATAAACCGATAGTAAGTACGGTTACCCCCACAACAAGGAAATCCACCAAACGAAATGAGATGGGATAAGGCTCCATCATCAGCCCGGGCAGATTGACCAAGCTGAATGTTTTTTGAAGTACGTATAGCACGATCGCCAGCAAAAAGCCTACCGCTAAGCCGAGGCTACTGAGCAGTAAACCGACCCGCAAAAAGATGTTTCTGACGTTCTCCCCCGTCATTCCCAAACTGCGGAGAATGGATATATCGCTTCGTTTCTCCAGGACGATCATCCACAGCGCACCAATGAGGTTGAAACTGATGACCACCATCATAAGCATGACGATGGCGAAGGCGATCCACTTTTCCACCTGCATGATCTTGAGAATGCTATTTTCCTGCTGATAACGGTTTTCTACAACGTAATTGTCACCAAGGGTGGCTTGCACTATTTCAGAATAGTCCTGGTCCACCCCTGCTGCCGTCAGTTTGATCTCCAGTGAACTGACCGTACTGTCGCTCACGCTCAGTAAGTCCCTAGCCTTGCGAAGTGGAATGAGTACGGCCTCATTTTCAAAGGCCTCCTGGCTACGGATGATACCCGTAGGCTGAAAGTCGCGCGTCAGGTAGGAGCTACGGCCGGTGGTGAGGAACCCTCCCCCACCCCTGGGTTTTGGCCGGGCCATGTACACCCGGACCTGCTCGAACTGGTTGAGTGGGTCTACCCCTAGCGCCATCGCGAGCTGATTACCAATCACGGCATTGGAGGCTCGCTCGGGATCGGCGTACAGCGCGTAGGAGCCGTCGCGCACCATGGTATCAATTCCGTTGATGGCCGCATACTGGAGGTCAACCCCTTTGATCCGCCCCGGGCTGCGCTTGTCCTGGTAGCTGAACATGGCCGTCTCTTCCAGTGTCGCGGAGATAACCGCGATTTCGGGGAGCTCAGCTAGGCTGGCCTGAAGTTCCGGAGTGATTTCGAACGTCTTCCCCTTAGCTGCAGTGATCCGGACATCCGGATTAAGGTTGTTGAAAAGATCCAGGAACAAATCCTCAAAACCATTGAATACGCTCAGTACCATAACCAGCGCCGCCGTGCCGATGGCTACACCAAAAGCGGCAATCAGGGTAATGATGTTGATCGCGTTGGTAGACTTGCGGGCAAACAAGTACCGCCAGGACATTTTTGCCGGCAAATTCATGGCGTAAAGGTAACCGAATAGATCAGCTTAGGAATGCGGTGCAGTTCTTAACGAATGGAGCAGTCGCACAGGTCTATTGGCGGTACAGATGGACACCGTAAATTTCCTAATATCATGTCAGTTTCCGATGCGCTACTTCAATCGGTTCAGGAGTTTATTGAGGCTATCGATCTCACTATCAGAAAGGCGATCAGCAATGGCGCCCTCGAAGTCAGGCCGGTTGCGCAATACTTCATCAAGCAACTCCTTACCCTTTTCGGTGATGCGCGCGCGGTTGCTTCTCCGATCAAAGTCCGATGGGAACTTCTCGAGGAGTCCTTTTTTCTCCAGGCGGTCAATGAGACGGCTAGCGTCGGACATCTTATCCGCGAGGCTTTTTCTCACTTCCTGAATGGAAAGAGATTCGGGGTATTTAGCGGCCAGAATAGAAAGTATCGTTGATTGCTTAGGGGTGATTCCCAGCGGTAACAAATGCTTTCTTGATAGATTACTCAGCCAACTAGAAGACTGTGAAATGTTATAATGCAAGTCTTCATATCGATTACTACCACCGGCCAAAAAGCCGGAAGAGTCAACTTGGTTTACCATAATATAGTTTGTTGCCGAAAGGCTAAATGCACGTTGAAAATTTGTCGGTTGCTGGGTTTTCAACGAAGCGCCCGGTCGTTCATCCACCTGAAAACAGGCAAAACGCACGTACGGGATTTTCAATAAATTGGTAAACCAAAGGTACAAAATCATACTGAAAATATTGAAAACACTACACTTTTTTGGAGGCTACACTAATGTTTATTAGTGTTTAGACAGATGTTCGACAAGTCGGTCAATATTTAGGCAAAAATATCATGCCGGTTTTCACACCCTCATTAACGATAGTTTAACCCCTTGGCTTACACCTGAGGATGGCCCGGGGCGTTTACCTACCAAACACATCCAACACATGAGAAAGCTGTTCTTCTGTCTCGTTCTTTGCTTTGGTTTCACCCTCACACTCTCCGCTCAGGACCGGCAGTACCTAAATGCATCGGATAGTGATCCAGAGGCGGTCGCGCTGCTCTCTTCGCTTCGAACCAAGTACGATGCTTTTGAAGCAATCAGAGCGGACTTCAGGTTGGACATAGCTTTTCCGGGCCAGCAAGTAGAAACCCAAACCGGGCAAGTCAGCCGAAAGGGAGACGCCGTTCGCTTTAAGCTCGGGCAGCAGGAGGGGATCGTCAACGATCAGGCCGCCTACATCATTCAGCACGGCAACAAGGAGGTGATGATCAATAACTTACCGGAGCCTGGCGAATTGAATGGAGTGCTCACCCCCCAAACGCTGTTCAGTTTCTACGAGGGAGATAACTACGTTGTTGCCATCACTGGCACTGAAACCATTAAGGGCCGCGCCGCAAAGATCATTGAACTGAAGCCCGTCAACCGCGACGAAAGTGAGTTCACCAAGATGCGCCTACAAGTCGACGCTAAGGCTAAGGAACTCATCAGTATCCAAGCCTTTTCACGGGACGGCACCAATTTCACCTTTCACCTGGACAAGACGGAGGGGAACCCTACCCTCGCCGCAAATACCTTCACGTTCAGCAAGACCGATTTTCCCGGTTACCACGTAGAGGACCTCCGCTACTAATCCGTAGCGGACAACATAGTATAAGCCGATAAGGGATAAGCTTGGGGAACAAGTTTATCCCTTTTCTTCTTTTAGTGGCATGAGTAAAGCAACCATCGTCATCGCCGGCGCCACGGGATTTATCGGACGGTGGTTCATCGAAAGGTTTCACGAGGATTTCAACATCATCGCACTGAGCCGAAGTGAAATGAAACCCGATGCTGACTACCAAAAGGCAGCGTGGCGAAAGGTAGAATTGTATTCCCTCAGTTCTACGGAGGAGGCGCTGCAGGGAGCCGATTACGCACTTTATCTCGTGCACTCGATGCACCCCACTACTCGATTGCACCAGGGCACCTTTGAAGACACGGATCTTTTACTAGCGGATAACTTCGGCCGCGCAGCCAAACGAAATGGCCTCCGGCAGATCATCTTTATGGGTGGCCTATTACCGGAAGGTGAATCAGTCGATGACCTGAGCCGCCATTTACGCAGCCGTTACGAAGTAGAACAAACGTTGGGAAATGCCGGCACACCCGTAACCGCCCTCCGCGCGGGGATCATTGTTGGTCAGGGAGGATCATCCTTCGCCATGATCCGTAAGTTGGTAGAACGGCTTCCCGTCCTGATCTGCCCTTCCTGGTGCCAGTCGGCTACTCACCCGGTAGGGCTGCACGATGCACTGCAAATGATTCGCTACTGTGTTGGCCGGGAGGAGATGTACGACCAGCACTTCGACATCGGCGGATCGGACGTAACGAACTACATGGAGATGATCCGAATTACAGCTGACCTTATGGGGAAAAAGCGTCAGATCCGGCCGGTCAAGTTCTTCAGCCCGGGCTTCTCCAAAATGTGGGTGGCACTCTTCACAGATAACAGCCGGGAACTCGTCTCCCCCCTCATCGAAAGCCTCCGGCACGATCTGGTGGCCCAGCCCAATTCGCTACTGGAGCAATTTCCGGAACGGGCCGATTTCCGGCAGGCTGCCCGGCGGGCTTTGTTCGGTAAGGAGAAGTTACCCCCACTCCCGGAGCGGGTGCCTACGGAAGAGGAGGAAAAGAATACGGTCCGCAGTGTGCAGCGGCTGCCTAATCCCGAAGGGCACACGGCCACTTACGTAGCTCGTATTTACCAGCGCTGGCTACCCATTTTCTTTAAAACACTCATCCGGGTGGAAACGGAGGGTGATATCTCAAAATTTACTTTTGCGGGTACGCCATTACTACAACTCACCTTTATTCCGGACCGGAGTGATGATGAACGGCAACTTTTCTATATCACCGGTGGACGGCTCGTCAAGCGCAAGGACTACGGTTGGTTAGAGTTTCGGCGCGTCCTGGGAGGGCGGTACGTCATTTCTGCAATCCATGAGTTTGTCCCTGCGCTGCCGTGGTTCGTATACGTAGGGAGCCAGGCCAAAGCCCACGCTTTCGTGATGGACCGTTTTGGTAAATACCTTGCTGGGGACTAGTGGCCTAATGCTGAGCGGAAGGACAAGCAAAAGCGGTAGTGATTATCCTAAAGATCAAGCACCATCTTCAGCGTCTTTCCGTTAAACGAGACGATGCGAAAACCCATTCGCTGGTACCACTGGGCGGCGTGGTTGTCCCCATTAACGGAAAGGGAAACTTGCTTATCTCCCCTTTTCCGCAGGGCATCGAGGAAGTGATTCATCAAGTGGTTGCCAATCCCGTTGCCGCGGTGGCCCTTCTTGATGGCGATGCCCAGTTCCGCAACGTCGGGGCTGATGAAGCCATAGCCCGGTTCTTCTTCGGTGAAGCGGCGGCTCCAGATTCCTCCGATTTCCTCCCCATCCTGCAAAATGATGAAACCGAGGTCTCCGTCTTTCCCCCAGTATTCGTAGTACCGGCGTAATTCCGGCTTTCGGATCTCCTCAAAGGGAATGGCCGGCTCCCCGGGCGGCTTGTAGAGTGAAGAATGAAACAGTTCGTGAAAGAAGGCCGTCGAGGTACTCTCCAGTGGTTTAAAAGTGTAGATCATCGGGCGGTGGTTAGCTGGTTAAGGGCGGGTAAGGTACACCAGTTTCTGGTTAGGGGTAAACAGGTCACCAGGCTACTAAAAGTCAAAGTCGTGCGGGTCTGGCCCAAAGTGGTGGCCCCGCTCCAATTCGTCGATCGCTACCATATCTTCTTCACTCAGCTCAAAGTCGAACAGGTCACCATTTTCTTCGATGCGGCCTTTATTGGTGCTCTTCGGGATGACGATAATATCGTTCTGCAGGCACCACCGAAGGACGACTTGTGCCGCCGTCTTGTTATACTTCTCCGCGATGGTAGCGAAGAGCGGCTCCTCCAAAAACTTCCCTTGCATCAGTGGGCTCCAGGCGGTGATGGCAATGTTGTGCTCATCGCAAGCTGAGATGGCTTCTGCCTGCACCAAGTAGGGGTGGTATTCGATCTGGTTGACGGCCGGCTTTACGGTGGCCACTTCCAGGATATCCTGTAGGTGCTCATCCATGAAATTGCTCAGACCAATGGCTTTCACTTTACCCGCTTTTAACGCAGCTTCTAATTCCTTCCAAGCCTGCTGATATCCGTCGACTGGCCAGTGGAGTAAAATCAGATCGACGTACGTCACTCCCAACCGTTGAAGGGATTCATCCAGTGCTGCCGTGGTGCGGCCGGCTCGGATGTCGTCGTTCCAGATCTTGGTAGTCAGCCAAATCTCTTCGCGGGGGACGTTGGCGGTAGCGAGCGCCTTACCGACGGCTTCTTCGTTTTTGTAAATCTTGGCCGTATCGACGTGGCGGTAACCGGCGTCCAGCGCCCAGTGGATGGCGTTAATTACTTCTTCGCCATTGCCGCTCTGCCATACTCCCAGGCCAAGTTGGGGCATCTCGAGACCATTGTTCAATTTAATTTTCATCATAGCTCAGCAACGCCCCACTCCGGTGGAGGTTCAGGCACTACACTAAACCCGTCTGTTTAAAGGACCCTACGTGACGCTTGAGAGCTCATCTCACCTGCCCCTCGCCGGTAACAATCCACTTGTAGCTCGTCAGCGCCGCTAAGCCCATGGGGCCACGGGCGTGCAACTTCTGGGTACTGATGCCAATTTCTGCCCCCAATTCAAATTGCCCCCCATCCGTAAAAGCCGTGGACGCGTTGGCGTACACTACAGCGGCATCAATCTCCCGCAAGTAACGGTTAATCGTTTCTTCGTCATCACTCACGATGGATTCACTGTGCCGGCTCCCGTACTTGTTGACGTGAGCGATCGCTTCCCCCGGCTCACCTACCGTTTTTACCGAAAGCTTCATGGACAGGAATTCCGTTCCAAAGGAAGTCTCATCCGCACGGTGAAGTAATTCCGCTGGATACTTACCCTCTAGTGCGGCGTAAGCTTCCTCATCAGCAAAAATTTCGCAATTGTGTTCTGTACCCAAGATTTTTACTAATCCTGGCAGCTTATCGAGCAGGCTCTCGTGCAGGACAATGCAGTCCAGCGAATTACAGACACTGACGCGGCGGCTCTTGGCATTCGTGATGATATCTCTCGCCCAATCCACATTGGCGGAGGCGTCTACGTAAGTATGGCAGATACCCGCGCCCGTTTCGATGACCGGTACGGTAGCATTCGCCCGGACGTGATCGATGAGTCCCTGACTTCCCCGGGGAATGATGACGTCGACGAGTCCGTCAGCGGTAAGGATTGGGCTCAGGGCCTCCCGTTCCGCCGGGGCCAGGTAACAGGCGGCCGGTAAGCCATTGGTGGCAAGTGCCTCGTCGATCAATTTTTTGATGGCCAGGTTACTGTCCTTCGCGTCCCGACTTCCTTTGAGGGCGGAGGCGTTACCACTTTTCAGGTTGAGAGCGAAAACATCAAAAGTTACATTGGGCCGGGATTCAAAGACGATCCCCACCACGCCAATGGGAACGCTAATGCGCTTCAGCCG encodes:
- a CDS encoding DASH family cryptochrome, which translates into the protein MIQVYMADTAICWLRNDLRFHDNETLVSALEAHARVLLVYTLDLRLFERLPNLSFRKTGVHRAAFLLECLEDLRQRARSKGGEVAVVPTSAPAAALKKLAEEIGAKTIYAQAEIASEETTDEAAVAAAMAESGGELKLTYGKSLYHREDVPFEALETPEPFRNFRKQVEKLPVRSMVEEPTRLTGPENFTYPPTPSLADLGFKEEGSPAYPGGETAGLKRLAYYLEETHLVMKYRSTRNRSLGPDYSTKFSPYLAIGALSPRMVYHRIKDYQQQTGKRYVGNNILFEMRWRDYFLFLGVKHGDGIFRPGGLKNRPHDWSTNESLFERWCLGQTGLPFVDAHMRELAATGFMSNRGRVNCSSFLTRDYEIDWRWGAAWFENKLIDYEVCANWFNWHTQALEIYYTSPPWQGLKYDKKGEYVKTWLPELADLPAPLVHAPWKMEEEGMLDGLEFDLDQDYYRPGISNSKWDWAWTRLKTGDASSPKRRKKKS
- a CDS encoding ABC transporter permease: MNLPAKMSWRYLFARKSTNAINIITLIAAFGVAIGTAALVMVLSVFNGFEDLFLDLFNNLNPDVRITAAKGKTFEITPELQASLAELPEIAVISATLEETAMFSYQDKRSPGRIKGVDLQYAAINGIDTMVRDGSYALYADPERASNAVIGNQLAMALGVDPLNQFEQVRVYMARPKPRGGGGFLTTGRSSYLTRDFQPTGIIRSQEAFENEAVLIPLRKARDLLSVSDSTVSSLEIKLTAAGVDQDYSEIVQATLGDNYVVENRYQQENSILKIMQVEKWIAFAIVMLMMVVISFNLIGALWMIVLEKRSDISILRSLGMTGENVRNIFLRVGLLLSSLGLAVGFLLAIVLYVLQKTFSLVNLPGLMMEPYPISFRLVDFLVVGVTVLTIGLLASLLPARRAARVSAIITEE
- a CDS encoding MarR family winged helix-turn-helix transcriptional regulator; this translates as MILYLWFTNLLKIPYVRFACFQVDERPGASLKTQQPTNFQRAFSLSATNYIMVNQVDSSGFLAGGSNRYEDLHYNISQSSSWLSNLSRKHLLPLGITPKQSTILSILAAKYPESLSIQEVRKSLADKMSDASRLIDRLEKKGLLEKFPSDFDRRSNRARITEKGKELLDEVLRNRPDFEGAIADRLSDSEIDSLNKLLNRLK
- a CDS encoding outer membrane lipoprotein carrier protein LolA, with translation MRKLFFCLVLCFGFTLTLSAQDRQYLNASDSDPEAVALLSSLRTKYDAFEAIRADFRLDIAFPGQQVETQTGQVSRKGDAVRFKLGQQEGIVNDQAAYIIQHGNKEVMINNLPEPGELNGVLTPQTLFSFYEGDNYVVAITGTETIKGRAAKIIELKPVNRDESEFTKMRLQVDAKAKELISIQAFSRDGTNFTFHLDKTEGNPTLAANTFTFSKTDFPGYHVEDLRY
- a CDS encoding NAD(P)H-binding protein, with amino-acid sequence MSKATIVIAGATGFIGRWFIERFHEDFNIIALSRSEMKPDADYQKAAWRKVELYSLSSTEEALQGADYALYLVHSMHPTTRLHQGTFEDTDLLLADNFGRAAKRNGLRQIIFMGGLLPEGESVDDLSRHLRSRYEVEQTLGNAGTPVTALRAGIIVGQGGSSFAMIRKLVERLPVLICPSWCQSATHPVGLHDALQMIRYCVGREEMYDQHFDIGGSDVTNYMEMIRITADLMGKKRQIRPVKFFSPGFSKMWVALFTDNSRELVSPLIESLRHDLVAQPNSLLEQFPERADFRQAARRALFGKEKLPPLPERVPTEEEEKNTVRSVQRLPNPEGHTATYVARIYQRWLPIFFKTLIRVETEGDISKFTFAGTPLLQLTFIPDRSDDERQLFYITGGRLVKRKDYGWLEFRRVLGGRYVISAIHEFVPALPWFVYVGSQAKAHAFVMDRFGKYLAGD
- a CDS encoding GNAT family N-acetyltransferase; its protein translation is MIYTFKPLESTSTAFFHELFHSSLYKPPGEPAIPFEEIRKPELRRYYEYWGKDGDLGFIILQDGEEIGGIWSRRFTEEEPGYGFISPDVAELGIAIKKGHRGNGIGNHLMNHFLDALRKRGDKQVSLSVNGDNHAAQWYQRMGFRIVSFNGKTLKMVLDL
- a CDS encoding aldo/keto reductase, whose translation is MMKIKLNNGLEMPQLGLGVWQSGNGEEVINAIHWALDAGYRHVDTAKIYKNEEAVGKALATANVPREEIWLTTKIWNDDIRAGRTTAALDESLQRLGVTYVDLILLHWPVDGYQQAWKELEAALKAGKVKAIGLSNFMDEHLQDILEVATVKPAVNQIEYHPYLVQAEAISACDEHNIAITAWSPLMQGKFLEEPLFATIAEKYNKTAAQVVLRWCLQNDIIVIPKSTNKGRIEENGDLFDFELSEEDMVAIDELERGHHFGPDPHDFDF
- a CDS encoding glutamate-5-semialdehyde dehydrogenase, encoding MTSTITSLQESITLDLARLRTAALELNRMPEERLNACLLTLADLTEKCIPQLLAANTLDLARMDPANPKFDRLLLNEERLYAIAVDLRRVAELPSPLEAILEERTLENGLRLKRISVPIGVVGIVFESRPNVTFDVFALNLKSGNASALKGSRDAKDSNLAIKKLIDEALATNGLPAACYLAPAEREALSPILTADGLVDVIIPRGSQGLIDHVRANATVPVIETGAGICHTYVDASANVDWARDIITNAKSRRVSVCNSLDCIVLHESLLDKLPGLVKILGTEHNCEIFADEEAYAALEGKYPAELLHRADETSFGTEFLSMKLSVKTVGEPGEAIAHVNKYGSRHSESIVSDDEETINRYLREIDAAVVYANASTAFTDGGQFELGAEIGISTQKLHARGPMGLAALTSYKWIVTGEGQVR